From a region of the Flavobacterium sediminilitoris genome:
- a CDS encoding TonB-dependent receptor, producing the protein MLFYNKLFIIFSVIFCLPLFSQNNSSGFLKGEVILNTSEIVIGAHIILTGNSIIKETVTDIDGHYEINKIPYGVYELKIQSLDAKPKSIQITIDKGIEEVNITLEATEIQQLNEVELQSKSYKRKIEEKGFAVNIIETEKAALQSIQVNELLDQSAGIRVRQSGGLGSRTNYILNGMSGNSVKIFIDGVPIRNFGPSFSLNSIPPSMIKRIEVYKGVVPAHLSDDAMGGAINIVLNTSLKNNLTVSTSAGSFGTYRIDANGAHRNNKNGLTVKGAAFLNYADNDYKVWGDQVAVQLSPGTPDVYIEAKRFHDRYRSQGAKAEFGYTDVKWADKLMFGTLLSHMDKQVQTGATMEVVYGNRHYTQNTNMLSLDYAKKNVFENFDVSTFISYSKLNRKTIDTIATQYSWLGHPTYYFGNPDSWASGAEAGRPTLQKDIDKAINTRTNFTYNFSNQNKIQLNHLLNRFTRNSDDPRLSIAENSLKEQREYMKNVLSFSVENNFFEDKLKTNVFTKYYLMDRTSKIRTRTGNQSNSTLLLKENNTKTDDFGFGGAISYLISNNLMVFGSAEKAVRLPEAEEVFGNVAENINAAAELQSEKSNNYNLGFSITNVQFKNHTFGFTINSFIRDTQDLIMQLPVGNFEEFFLNRNVGKIYTKGFDVEMNYDFNKMIYFNASTSIFDARDYNVTFNNNGVPITPSYERLSNTPYFTMNYNLRFDKMNLIQDKSRFSFFTNLLYVHEFFRHGNTLGGAGKTIIPTQYVFDMGVAYTFPNKKLTFSLDAKNILNKQLFDNYALQKPGRGFYGKLTYSIL; encoded by the coding sequence ATGCTATTCTATAATAAATTATTTATAATTTTTAGTGTAATCTTCTGCTTACCGTTATTTTCTCAAAACAACTCTAGTGGCTTTTTAAAAGGTGAAGTAATTCTTAATACAAGTGAAATTGTTATTGGAGCTCATATTATATTAACAGGAAATTCAATAATAAAAGAAACAGTAACAGATATTGATGGTCATTATGAAATAAATAAAATACCTTATGGTGTTTATGAATTAAAAATTCAATCTCTTGATGCAAAGCCAAAAAGTATACAAATAACTATTGATAAAGGAATAGAAGAAGTTAATATTACTTTAGAGGCTACAGAAATTCAACAATTAAATGAAGTAGAACTACAATCAAAATCATATAAAAGGAAGATTGAAGAAAAAGGATTCGCAGTTAACATAATTGAAACTGAAAAAGCAGCTTTACAATCTATTCAAGTAAATGAGCTTTTAGACCAAAGTGCTGGTATTAGAGTTAGACAATCAGGAGGTTTGGGATCACGTACAAACTACATCTTGAATGGAATGTCTGGAAATTCAGTTAAAATTTTTATAGATGGAGTTCCTATTCGAAATTTTGGACCTTCATTTTCATTAAATAGTATTCCACCATCTATGATTAAACGTATTGAAGTTTATAAAGGTGTGGTGCCAGCTCATTTATCAGATGATGCTATGGGTGGAGCTATTAACATTGTTTTGAACACGAGTTTAAAAAATAATTTAACAGTTTCTACTTCTGCTGGTTCATTCGGAACATATAGAATTGATGCAAATGGAGCTCATAGAAATAATAAAAATGGCTTAACTGTTAAAGGAGCTGCTTTTTTGAATTATGCAGATAACGATTATAAAGTTTGGGGTGATCAGGTTGCAGTTCAACTTTCTCCAGGAACACCTGATGTATATATTGAAGCAAAGAGATTTCATGATAGATATCGCTCACAAGGAGCTAAAGCCGAATTTGGATATACAGATGTAAAATGGGCTGATAAACTTATGTTTGGAACATTGCTTTCTCATATGGATAAGCAAGTACAAACAGGAGCTACTATGGAAGTAGTTTATGGAAATAGACACTATACTCAAAACACTAATATGCTTAGTTTAGATTATGCAAAAAAGAATGTTTTTGAAAACTTTGATGTAAGTACTTTTATTTCTTATTCAAAACTTAACAGAAAAACAATTGACACTATAGCTACTCAATATAGCTGGTTAGGACATCCAACGTATTATTTTGGAAACCCTGATTCTTGGGCGTCAGGGGCTGAAGCAGGTAGGCCTACACTTCAAAAAGATATTGATAAAGCAATTAATACTCGAACTAATTTTACATATAATTTTAGTAATCAGAATAAAATACAATTAAATCATTTATTAAATAGATTTACTAGAAATTCAGATGATCCAAGACTTTCTATAGCTGAAAATAGTTTGAAAGAACAGAGGGAATATATGAAAAATGTATTGTCATTTTCTGTTGAAAATAATTTTTTTGAGGATAAGTTAAAAACAAATGTGTTTACTAAATATTATTTGATGGATCGCACATCAAAAATTAGAACTCGTACAGGAAATCAATCAAATTCTACACTTCTTTTAAAAGAAAATAATACGAAAACTGATGATTTTGGTTTTGGAGGAGCTATTTCGTATTTAATAAGTAATAACCTTATGGTTTTTGGTTCCGCAGAAAAAGCTGTTCGTTTGCCTGAGGCAGAAGAAGTATTTGGAAATGTTGCAGAAAATATAAATGCAGCAGCTGAATTACAATCGGAAAAAAGTAATAATTATAATTTAGGTTTTTCAATAACTAATGTACAGTTTAAAAATCACACATTTGGTTTTACAATAAATAGCTTCATTAGAGATACTCAAGATTTAATAATGCAACTTCCAGTTGGAAATTTTGAAGAGTTTTTTTTAAATCGAAATGTAGGAAAAATTTATACCAAAGGTTTTGATGTTGAAATGAACTATGATTTTAATAAGATGATATATTTTAATGCAAGTACTTCAATTTTTGATGCTCGCGATTATAATGTAACATTTAATAATAATGGAGTACCCATAACTCCTTCTTATGAACGATTATCCAATACGCCTTATTTTACAATGAATTATAACTTACGTTTTGATAAAATGAACTTAATTCAAGACAAGTCAAGATTCTCTTTTTTTACTAACTTATTATATGTTCATGAATTTTTTAGGCATGGTAATACTTTAGGAGGCGCAGGAAAAACAATAATTCCAACACAGTATGTTTTTGATATGGGAGTTGCTTATACTTTTCCAAATAAAAAGTTAACATTTAGTTTAGATGCAAAAAATATTTTAAATAAACAGCTTTTCGATAATTATGCTCTACAAAAACCAGGTAGAGGTTTTTACGGAAAATTAACATATTCAATTTTATAA
- the typA gene encoding translational GTPase TypA, which translates to MTPIRNIAIIAHVDHGKTTLVDKIMYHCQLFRENENTGDLILDNNDLERERGITITSKNVSVTYKGTKINIIDTPGHADFGGEVERVLNMADGVCLLVDAFEGPMPQTRFVLQKAIDLGLKPCVVINKVDKENCTPEEVHEKVFDLMFELGATEEQLDFPTVYGSAKNNWMSDDWKNQTTNIEPLLDMVIENVPAPKVSEGTPQMLITSLDFSSFTGRIAIGRLERGILREGMPISLVKRDGKVIKSRIKELHTFEGLGRRKVEEVVAGDICAIVGVEGFEIGDTIADFENPEALQTIAIDEPTMSMLFTINDSPFFGKEGKFVTSRHIKDRLTKELEKNLALKVGETDSADKFMVFGRGVLHLSVLIETMRREGYELQIGQPQVIIKEIDGVKCEPIEELTIDLPENLSGRAVEFVSIRKGEMLSMEGKGERMVVKFNIPSRGIIGLRNQLLTATAGEAIMAHRFIGYEPFKGEIPGRNNGSLISMENGKAIPYSIDKLQDRGKFFVDPNEDIYEGQVIGENTRSDDMTVNVTKTKKLSNVRSSGADDKARIIPAIKFSLEEALEYIQKDEYVEVTPKSLRLRKIYLNENDRKRFKL; encoded by the coding sequence ATGACACCAATTAGAAACATTGCAATTATTGCACACGTTGACCACGGAAAGACAACTTTGGTTGACAAAATTATGTATCACTGTCAACTGTTTCGTGAAAACGAAAACACAGGAGACTTGATATTGGATAACAATGATTTAGAGCGTGAAAGAGGAATTACTATCACATCTAAAAATGTGTCAGTTACCTACAAAGGTACTAAGATTAACATTATTGATACTCCAGGTCACGCGGATTTTGGTGGTGAAGTAGAGAGAGTATTAAACATGGCTGATGGTGTATGTCTTTTAGTAGATGCATTTGAAGGTCCTATGCCCCAAACTCGTTTTGTACTTCAAAAGGCTATTGATTTAGGATTAAAACCTTGTGTAGTAATTAATAAAGTTGATAAAGAAAATTGTACTCCAGAGGAGGTTCATGAAAAAGTTTTTGACTTAATGTTTGAATTAGGAGCTACAGAAGAACAATTAGATTTCCCAACAGTTTATGGTTCTGCTAAAAACAATTGGATGTCTGATGATTGGAAAAATCAAACTACTAATATTGAACCACTTTTAGATATGGTTATTGAGAATGTTCCTGCACCAAAAGTGTCAGAAGGAACTCCTCAAATGTTAATTACATCTTTAGACTTTTCTAGTTTTACAGGACGTATCGCTATTGGACGTTTAGAAAGAGGTATCTTAAGAGAAGGAATGCCTATTTCATTAGTAAAAAGAGATGGGAAAGTTATTAAATCTAGAATTAAAGAATTACATACTTTTGAAGGACTTGGACGTAGAAAAGTAGAAGAAGTAGTTGCTGGAGATATTTGTGCAATTGTAGGTGTTGAAGGATTTGAAATTGGTGATACTATCGCTGATTTTGAAAACCCAGAGGCATTACAAACAATTGCTATTGATGAGCCAACAATGAGTATGTTGTTTACAATTAATGATTCTCCTTTCTTTGGTAAAGAAGGGAAATTTGTAACATCTCGTCATATTAAAGATAGATTAACTAAAGAATTAGAGAAAAACCTTGCTTTAAAAGTAGGTGAAACAGATTCTGCTGATAAATTTATGGTTTTTGGACGTGGAGTACTTCACTTATCAGTTCTTATTGAAACAATGAGAAGAGAAGGATATGAATTACAAATTGGACAACCACAAGTTATTATCAAAGAAATTGATGGTGTAAAATGTGAACCAATTGAAGAATTAACAATTGATTTACCAGAAAATTTATCTGGAAGAGCGGTAGAATTTGTTTCTATTCGTAAAGGAGAAATGTTAAGTATGGAAGGTAAAGGAGAGCGTATGGTTGTGAAATTTAATATTCCATCTCGTGGAATTATCGGATTACGTAATCAATTGCTTACTGCTACTGCTGGTGAGGCTATTATGGCACACCGTTTTATAGGATACGAACCATTTAAAGGAGAAATTCCTGGACGTAATAATGGATCTTTAATCTCTATGGAAAACGGAAAAGCAATTCCTTATTCTATTGATAAATTACAAGATAGAGGTAAATTCTTTGTTGATCCTAATGAAGATATTTATGAAGGTCAAGTTATTGGAGAAAACACTCGTAGCGATGATATGACTGTAAATGTTACTAAAACGAAAAAACTTTCTAACGTACGTTCTTCTGGAGCTGATGATAAAGCAAGAATTATTCCTGCAATCAAATTCTCATTAGAAGAAGCATTAGAATATATTCAAAAAGATGAATATGTTGAAGTAACACCTAAATCATTACGTTTACGTAAGATTTATTTAAATGAGAATGATAGAAAACGTTTTAAATTATAA
- the rpsT gene encoding 30S ribosomal protein S20: MANHKSALKRIRSNEKRRVLNRYQHKTTRNAIKALRLATDKNDAVAKLPLVISMIDKLAKKNIIHSNKASNLKSKLTRFVASL, translated from the coding sequence ATGGCAAATCATAAGTCAGCTTTAAAAAGAATTAGAAGTAACGAAAAAAGAAGAGTTTTAAATAGATATCAGCATAAAACTACTCGTAATGCTATAAAAGCACTACGTTTAGCTACTGATAAAAATGATGCTGTTGCTAAATTACCATTAGTTATTTCAATGATTGATAAATTAGCAAAAAAGAATATTATTCATTCTAATAAAGCTTCAAACTTAAAATCAAAATTAACAAGATTCGTAGCTTCTTTATAA
- the proS gene encoding proline--tRNA ligase, with amino-acid sequence MSKNLTKREEDYSKWYNELVVKADLAENSGVRGCMVIKPYGYAIWEKMQAELDRMFKETGHSNAYFPLFVPKSMFEAEEKNAEGFAKECAIVTHYRLTNDPDNKGKLIVDPKAKLEEELIVRPTSEAIIWSTYKGWVQSYRDLPLLINQWANVVRWEMRTRLFLRTAEFLWQEGHTAHATKVEAIEESERMMNVYADFVQNFMAIPVVKGLKTESERFAGAEETYCIEALMQDGKALQAGTSHFLGQNFAKAFDVKFANQEGKQEYVWGTSWGVSTRLMGALVMTHSDDNGLVLPPNLAPIQVVIVPIHKTDEQLKAISDQVDELVVSLRKLGISVKYDDRTTHKPGFKFAEWELKGVPLRIAIGPKDLENGTYEVARRDILTKEVVSKDGIENFIKNKLNQIQEELFNKAIDYRTEHTTEVNDFEEFKTVLESKGGFISAHWDGTSETEEKIKDLTKATIRCIPLDRVEEAGSCVFTGNPSVGRVLFAKAY; translated from the coding sequence ATGAGCAAAAACTTAACAAAAAGAGAAGAAGATTACTCAAAGTGGTATAATGAATTAGTAGTTAAAGCCGATTTAGCTGAGAATTCAGGAGTAAGAGGATGTATGGTAATCAAACCATATGGTTATGCAATTTGGGAAAAAATGCAAGCAGAATTAGATAGAATGTTTAAAGAAACAGGACATAGTAATGCTTATTTTCCTCTTTTTGTACCCAAGAGCATGTTTGAAGCAGAAGAAAAAAATGCGGAAGGATTTGCAAAAGAGTGTGCTATTGTAACGCACTATAGATTAACAAACGATCCAGATAATAAAGGAAAATTAATAGTTGATCCAAAAGCGAAACTAGAAGAAGAATTGATTGTTCGTCCAACAAGTGAAGCAATTATATGGAGTACATATAAAGGATGGGTACAATCATATAGAGATTTGCCATTATTAATTAATCAATGGGCAAATGTTGTTCGTTGGGAAATGCGTACACGATTATTCTTAAGAACTGCCGAATTTTTGTGGCAAGAAGGACATACTGCACATGCAACCAAAGTAGAAGCTATTGAAGAATCGGAAAGAATGATGAATGTATATGCGGATTTTGTTCAGAACTTCATGGCTATTCCAGTTGTTAAAGGGCTTAAAACAGAATCTGAGCGATTTGCAGGAGCAGAAGAGACATATTGTATTGAAGCATTAATGCAAGATGGAAAAGCGCTACAAGCAGGAACATCTCACTTTTTAGGTCAAAATTTTGCAAAAGCATTTGATGTTAAATTTGCAAATCAAGAAGGAAAGCAAGAGTATGTTTGGGGAACTTCTTGGGGTGTCTCGACCAGATTAATGGGAGCTTTAGTAATGACACATTCAGATGATAATGGTTTGGTTTTACCACCTAACTTAGCGCCTATTCAAGTTGTAATTGTGCCAATACATAAAACAGATGAACAGTTAAAAGCTATTTCTGATCAAGTTGATGAATTAGTTGTTTCTTTGAGAAAATTAGGTATTTCTGTTAAATATGATGATAGAACAACTCATAAACCAGGATTTAAATTTGCAGAATGGGAATTAAAAGGAGTTCCATTGAGAATTGCGATTGGTCCAAAGGATTTAGAAAACGGAACTTATGAGGTTGCAAGAAGGGATATTCTTACAAAAGAAGTAGTTTCTAAGGATGGAATTGAGAATTTTATAAAAAATAAATTAAATCAAATTCAAGAGGAATTATTTAACAAAGCAATTGATTATCGAACAGAGCATACGACAGAAGTAAATGATTTTGAAGAATTTAAGACTGTTTTGGAGTCAAAAGGAGGCTTTATTTCGGCTCATTGGGATGGTACTTCAGAAACAGAAGAGAAGATAAAAGACTTAACAAAAGCAACAATAAGATGTATTCCTTTAGATAGGGTAGAAGAGGCTGGAAGCTGCGTGTTTACTGGGAATCCGTCTGTTGGAAGAGTACTTTTTGCTAAGGCATATTAA